A part of Hippopotamus amphibius kiboko isolate mHipAmp2 chromosome 16, mHipAmp2.hap2, whole genome shotgun sequence genomic DNA contains:
- the POLR1G gene encoding DNA-directed RNA polymerase I subunit RPA34 isoform X1, with protein sequence MGPGMAGTPSGGAARFSCPPNFTATPPASEHTRFSLEALTGPDTELWLIQAPADFAPDCLNGRLVPLSGSQMVKGKLAGKRHRYRVLSSSGPQAGGEATLLAPSAEAGGGLSCAPAPQGSLRILEGPQESLTGTLLQPIPANPPPQMPPGLKPRFCAFGGSPPVTGPGAVSALESLASGKRKKKRRVSEASVPQEAVNEHGALEVDTALGFAEVDVGKKKKKQQLKELEVIEPLATEPDAETLEPLEALSPSTTKKRKKKPKEVEMVKPEMGMLESEEKPVELELMVKSEPLEETVQSPSKKRKKQETEGMEPVEGMIVESQLQVKMEPQEEAIPLSSSKKKKKEKGHKVMREPGTEAIEPEMKPLELPGEMMEPVLPREVELQAEAPLASAKKRKKKEKRQNAMMEPSTEVVEPQEEVMEAQLPGAVEPQAALASTKKKKKKKERGHKETEPGTEMINPQGEMMEPELPDEGQPEARADPASTKKKKKRGQESQVPETASQEEIPEPLLNPESGEVAPTGQERKRKKKPQQDPF encoded by the exons ATGGGTCCCGGGATGGCGGGGACCCCGTCCGGCG GTGCTGCTCGGTTTTCTTGTCCCCCCAACTTTACTGCGACGCCCCCAGCCTCAGAGCACACTCGTTTCTCTTTGGAGGCGTTGACCGGCCCAGATACAGAACTGTGGCTTATCCAGGCCCCCGCAGACTTCGCCCCAGACTG CCTCAATGGGCGACTTGTGCCTCTCTCTGGCTCCCAGATGGTGAAGGGCAAGTTGGCAGGCAAGCGGCACCGCTACCGGGTCCTCAGCAGCAGTGGCCCTCAGGCTGGAGGAGAAGCAACCCTGCTGGCCCCCTCAGCGGAGGCGGGAGGGGGACTCAGCTGTGCCCCGGCGCCCCAGGGCAGCCTAAGGATCCTTGAGGGTCCCCAGGAATCCCTAACAGGGACCCTGCTGCAGCCCATTCCAGCAAATCCCCCACCACAGATGCCCCCTGGCCTGAAGCCTCGGTTCTGTGCCTTTGGAGGCAGCCCACCAGTCACAGGGCCTGGGGCAGTCTCAGCATTGGAGTCACTGGCctcagggaagaggaaaaagaagaggcgTGTGTcagaggcctcagttcctcaggAGGCAGTGAATGAGCACGGGGCCCTGGAGGTGGACACAGCTTTGGGGTTCGCAGAGGTGGAtgtggggaagaagaaaaaaaagcagcagctgaAAGAACTAGAGGTGATAGAGCCGCTGGCAACAGAGCCTGATGCTGAGACATTGGAACCTCTGGAAGCGCTGTCTCCATCCACtaccaagaagaggaaaaagaagcccAAAGAGGTAGAAATGGTCAAGCCAGAAATGGGGATGCTGGAGTCAGAAGAAAAGCCAGTGGAGCTGGAACTCATGGTTAAAAGCGAGCCTCTGGAAGAGACAGTCCAATCCCCTagcaagaagaggaagaagcaggagaCAGAAGGGATGGAGCCAGTGGAAGGGATGATAGTTGAGTCTCAGCTTCAGGTGAAGATGGAACCACAGGAGGAAGCCATTCCACTGTCGTCCtcgaagaagaagaaaaaagaaaaggggcacAAAGTCATGAGGGAGCCAGGGACTGAGGCTATAGAGCCAGAGATGAAACCTCTGGAGCTCCCAGGGGAGATGATGGAGCCTGTACTGCCACGGGAAGTGGAGCTGCAGGCTGAAGCACCTCTGGCATCtgccaaaaagagaaagaagaaagaaaaacggCAAAACGCGATGATGGAGCCAAGTACAGAGGTGGTGGAGCCACAGGAAGAAGTGATGGAGGCCCAGCTGCCAGGTGCTGTTGAGCCTCAGGCAGCTCTAGCATccaccaagaagaagaagaagaagaaagaaagagggcacAAAGAGACAGAGCCAGGGACTGAGATGATTAACCCACAAGGTGAGATGATGGAGCCTGAGCTGCCCGATGAGGGGCAGCCTGAGGCCAGGGCAGATCCGGCATccaccaagaagaagaaaaagcggGGCCAGGAAAGCCAGGTGCCAGAGACAGCATCCCAGGAGGAGATACCAGAGCCACTGCTGAATCCAGAGTCTGGGGAGGTAGCTCCCACGGGACAGGAGAGGAAGCGGAAGAAGAAGCCGCAGCAGGATCCCTTCTGA
- the POLR1G gene encoding DNA-directed RNA polymerase I subunit RPA34 isoform X2 produces the protein MVKGKLAGKRHRYRVLSSSGPQAGGEATLLAPSAEAGGGLSCAPAPQGSLRILEGPQESLTGTLLQPIPANPPPQMPPGLKPRFCAFGGSPPVTGPGAVSALESLASGKRKKKRRVSEASVPQEAVNEHGALEVDTALGFAEVDVGKKKKKQQLKELEVIEPLATEPDAETLEPLEALSPSTTKKRKKKPKEVEMVKPEMGMLESEEKPVELELMVKSEPLEETVQSPSKKRKKQETEGMEPVEGMIVESQLQVKMEPQEEAIPLSSSKKKKKEKGHKVMREPGTEAIEPEMKPLELPGEMMEPVLPREVELQAEAPLASAKKRKKKEKRQNAMMEPSTEVVEPQEEVMEAQLPGAVEPQAALASTKKKKKKKERGHKETEPGTEMINPQGEMMEPELPDEGQPEARADPASTKKKKKRGQESQVPETASQEEIPEPLLNPESGEVAPTGQERKRKKKPQQDPF, from the coding sequence ATGGTGAAGGGCAAGTTGGCAGGCAAGCGGCACCGCTACCGGGTCCTCAGCAGCAGTGGCCCTCAGGCTGGAGGAGAAGCAACCCTGCTGGCCCCCTCAGCGGAGGCGGGAGGGGGACTCAGCTGTGCCCCGGCGCCCCAGGGCAGCCTAAGGATCCTTGAGGGTCCCCAGGAATCCCTAACAGGGACCCTGCTGCAGCCCATTCCAGCAAATCCCCCACCACAGATGCCCCCTGGCCTGAAGCCTCGGTTCTGTGCCTTTGGAGGCAGCCCACCAGTCACAGGGCCTGGGGCAGTCTCAGCATTGGAGTCACTGGCctcagggaagaggaaaaagaagaggcgTGTGTcagaggcctcagttcctcaggAGGCAGTGAATGAGCACGGGGCCCTGGAGGTGGACACAGCTTTGGGGTTCGCAGAGGTGGAtgtggggaagaagaaaaaaaagcagcagctgaAAGAACTAGAGGTGATAGAGCCGCTGGCAACAGAGCCTGATGCTGAGACATTGGAACCTCTGGAAGCGCTGTCTCCATCCACtaccaagaagaggaaaaagaagcccAAAGAGGTAGAAATGGTCAAGCCAGAAATGGGGATGCTGGAGTCAGAAGAAAAGCCAGTGGAGCTGGAACTCATGGTTAAAAGCGAGCCTCTGGAAGAGACAGTCCAATCCCCTagcaagaagaggaagaagcaggagaCAGAAGGGATGGAGCCAGTGGAAGGGATGATAGTTGAGTCTCAGCTTCAGGTGAAGATGGAACCACAGGAGGAAGCCATTCCACTGTCGTCCtcgaagaagaagaaaaaagaaaaggggcacAAAGTCATGAGGGAGCCAGGGACTGAGGCTATAGAGCCAGAGATGAAACCTCTGGAGCTCCCAGGGGAGATGATGGAGCCTGTACTGCCACGGGAAGTGGAGCTGCAGGCTGAAGCACCTCTGGCATCtgccaaaaagagaaagaagaaagaaaaacggCAAAACGCGATGATGGAGCCAAGTACAGAGGTGGTGGAGCCACAGGAAGAAGTGATGGAGGCCCAGCTGCCAGGTGCTGTTGAGCCTCAGGCAGCTCTAGCATccaccaagaagaagaagaagaagaaagaaagagggcacAAAGAGACAGAGCCAGGGACTGAGATGATTAACCCACAAGGTGAGATGATGGAGCCTGAGCTGCCCGATGAGGGGCAGCCTGAGGCCAGGGCAGATCCGGCATccaccaagaagaagaaaaagcggGGCCAGGAAAGCCAGGTGCCAGAGACAGCATCCCAGGAGGAGATACCAGAGCCACTGCTGAATCCAGAGTCTGGGGAGGTAGCTCCCACGGGACAGGAGAGGAAGCGGAAGAAGAAGCCGCAGCAGGATCCCTTCTGA